In Flavobacterium sp. N1736, the following are encoded in one genomic region:
- the rplO gene encoding 50S ribosomal protein L15, translating into MNLSNLQPAEGSTHNQNKRLGRGEGSGKGGTSARGHKGAKSRSGYSKKIGFEGGQMPLQRRVPKFGFTNINRKEYEGVNLDTLQLLVDNGVITDSVSMTDFVANRLATKNEIVKILGRGELKAKLKVTAHKFTATAKAAIEAAGGEAVTI; encoded by the coding sequence ATGAATTTAAGTAACTTACAACCAGCTGAAGGGTCAACACACAATCAAAATAAAAGATTAGGTAGAGGAGAAGGTTCAGGAAAAGGTGGTACTTCTGCAAGAGGTCACAAAGGAGCAAAATCTCGTTCTGGTTATTCTAAAAAGATTGGTTTTGAGGGAGGGCAAATGCCACTTCAAAGACGTGTGCCTAAGTTTGGTTTCACAAACATCAATCGTAAAGAATACGAAGGTGTTAATTTAGATACGCTTCAATTATTAGTAGACAATGGTGTGATTACTGATTCTGTTTCTATGACAGATTTCGTAGCAAATCGTCTAGCTACCAAAAATGAAATCGTTAAGATTTTAGGTAGAGGAGAATTGAAAGCAAAATTAAAAGTAACTGCCCACAAATTTACTGCTACTGCAAAAGCTGCTATTGAAGCTGCTGGAGGAGAAGCTGTAACTATATAA
- the rpmD gene encoding 50S ribosomal protein L30 — protein MAKLLVKQVRSKINCPLSQKRGLEALGLRKMGQVVEHDSNPAILGMINKVKHLVSVEEAK, from the coding sequence ATGGCTAAATTATTAGTAAAACAAGTAAGAAGCAAAATCAACTGCCCTCTTTCTCAAAAAAGAGGTTTGGAAGCTTTAGGTCTACGTAAAATGGGACAAGTTGTAGAGCATGATTCAAATCCTGCAATCCTTGGGATGATAAACAAAGTTAAACACTTAGTTTCTGTCGAAGAAGCTAAATAA
- the rpsE gene encoding 30S ribosomal protein S5, translating to MMSKYKNVELVKPSGLELKDRLVSVNRVTKVTKGGRAFGFSAIVVVGDENGVVGHGLGKSKDVSEAIAKAVEDAKKNLVKIPLNGQSVPHEQKGKFGGARVYLIPASHGTGVIAGGAVRSVLESVGIHDVLSKSQGSSNPHNVVKATFDALLQMRSAYTVAKQRGVSLEKVFKG from the coding sequence ATTATGTCTAAATACAAAAATGTAGAATTGGTAAAACCAAGTGGTCTTGAACTTAAAGATCGTCTGGTAAGTGTTAATCGTGTTACTAAAGTTACAAAAGGTGGTAGAGCTTTCGGTTTTTCTGCTATTGTAGTTGTAGGTGATGAAAACGGAGTAGTTGGTCATGGACTAGGAAAATCTAAAGATGTTTCTGAAGCAATTGCGAAAGCAGTAGAAGATGCTAAGAAAAATTTAGTAAAAATTCCTTTGAACGGACAATCTGTTCCTCACGAACAAAAAGGTAAATTTGGTGGTGCACGCGTATACTTAATTCCTGCCTCTCATGGTACAGGAGTTATTGCTGGTGGAGCTGTTCGTTCAGTTCTTGAATCAGTAGGTATTCATGATGTATTATCTAAATCTCAAGGATCATCAAATCCTCATAACGTAGTGAAAGCAACTTTTGATGCTTTATTACAAATGAGAAGCGCTTACACTGTTGCAAAACAAAGAGGTGTTTCTTTAGAAAAAGTTTTTAAAGGTTAA
- the rplR gene encoding 50S ribosomal protein L18 produces MSLTKSDRRQRIRFRIRKSISGTATNPRLSVFRSNKEIYAQLIDDVNGVTILAASSREKEIGKGTNVEIAAAVGKLVAEKALKAGIETITFDRGGYLYHGRIKSLAEGARAAGLKF; encoded by the coding sequence ATGTCATTAACAAAATCTGATAGAAGACAGAGAATTAGATTCAGAATTAGAAAATCGATTAGTGGTACTGCTACTAACCCAAGACTATCTGTATTTAGAAGTAACAAAGAAATTTATGCTCAACTTATTGATGACGTAAATGGGGTTACTATTTTAGCTGCATCTTCAAGAGAAAAAGAAATAGGAAAAGGTACTAACGTTGAAATCGCTGCTGCTGTTGGAAAATTAGTTGCAGAGAAAGCGTTAAAAGCTGGGATCGAAACCATCACTTTTGACAGAGGTGGATATTTATATCACGGTCGTATTAAATCATTAGCAGAAGGCGCAAGAGCGGCTGGACTTAAATTCTAA